A region from the Gammaproteobacteria bacterium genome encodes:
- a CDS encoding hypothetical protein (Evidence 5 : Unknown function), whose translation MSAQKLIGEVRSGGGDVWAVGGSIKFRYPQGMPAGLKASLRKLKLEVIEELARQRLKGLAAELGQGQAEGELLDFYQFDLAEVGNLGDNDLRLGVADFFLRKNAYQGKTDPDSAQKTPIRQHKAELVALLAANDDEHEARGRRRLAILAKEHGHPVADLLDWYKDDLCDIGRDEEANIRAIVRDYITRREIYR comes from the coding sequence ATGAGCGCTCAAAAATTGATAGGAGAGGTGCGGTCGGGCGGTGGCGATGTATGGGCTGTGGGTGGTTCTATTAAATTCCGATACCCACAGGGGATGCCGGCGGGATTAAAAGCCAGTCTTAGAAAACTCAAATTGGAGGTGATTGAGGAGTTAGCGCGGCAACGTTTAAAAGGTTTAGCCGCTGAATTAGGGCAAGGGCAAGCCGAAGGGGAGTTACTAGATTTTTATCAATTCGATTTAGCCGAAGTTGGGAACTTGGGCGACAACGATTTACGTTTAGGAGTTGCTGACTTTTTTCTTAGGAAAAATGCGTACCAGGGGAAAACCGATCCGGATTCCGCTCAAAAAACGCCCATCCGCCAGCATAAAGCCGAGCTGGTTGCGCTACTGGCAGCGAATGACGACGAGCACGAAGCACGCGGCAGGCGGCGATTGGCCATTTTGGCCAAAGAGCACGGTCATCCCGTGGCTGATCTACTGGATTGGTATAAGGACGACCTTTGTGACATCGGTCGCGACGAAGAGGCCAACATCCGGGCTATCGTCAGGGATTACATAACACGGCGGGAGATTTATCGTTAG
- a CDS encoding Resolvase, with protein sequence MKAVAYYRVSTQKQGQSGLGLEGQQARVQEFCAREQIEIIDEYTEIETGKGCDAMETRPKLKAALKSAKKNGCYIIVAKLDRLSRDVHFISGLMNNRVPFISVEHGINADPFMLHIYAALGEQERRMISQRTTVALKAAKARGVPLGNKTNLKDAQAMGRQANIDNADQFAQKLITIIQPLLGLSFNKMAAELNRLKIPTARGGAWHESTAKNLYYRLEGYL encoded by the coding sequence ATGAAAGCCGTCGCCTATTATCGAGTGTCTACGCAAAAACAAGGGCAAAGTGGATTAGGACTGGAAGGACAGCAAGCGCGCGTCCAAGAATTTTGTGCACGTGAACAAATTGAAATTATTGACGAATACACGGAGATTGAAACCGGCAAGGGCTGTGATGCGATGGAAACACGGCCTAAATTAAAAGCTGCATTAAAATCGGCTAAAAAAAACGGCTGCTACATTATTGTAGCGAAGCTGGATAGGCTATCGCGGGATGTGCATTTTATTAGTGGCCTAATGAATAATCGCGTGCCATTTATTAGCGTGGAACATGGCATTAACGCGGATCCATTCATGCTGCATATCTATGCAGCGTTAGGGGAACAAGAAAGGCGAATGATAAGCCAACGTACCACCGTCGCATTAAAGGCGGCTAAGGCGCGGGGAGTGCCCTTGGGTAATAAAACGAATTTGAAAGATGCCCAGGCCATGGGACGGCAAGCAAACATCGACAACGCGGATCAATTCGCCCAAAAACTCATCACCATAATTCAACCTCTATTAGGGCTATCCTTTAACAAAATGGCGGCGGAATTAAACCGGCTAAAAATACCCACAGCGCGGGGTGGCGCGTGGCATGAAAGCACGGCTAAAAATCTTTATTACAGATTGGAAGGCTACCTATAA